A window of the Synchiropus splendidus isolate RoL2022-P1 chromosome 6, RoL_Sspl_1.0, whole genome shotgun sequence genome harbors these coding sequences:
- the rae1 gene encoding mRNA export factor isoform X2, translating into MSIFGTNSGFGTGGTGVFGSTTTDSHNPMKDVEVTSPPDDSISCLAFSPPTMPGNFLIGGSWANDVRCWEVQDNGQTVPKAQQMHTGPVLDVCWSDDGSKVFTASCDKTAKMWDLNSNQAMQIAQHDGPIKAIHWIKAPNYSCVMTGSWDKTLKFWDTRSPNPMMSLQMPERCYCADVVYPMAVVATAERGLIVYQLENQPSEFRRIDSPLKHQHRCVAIFKDKQNKPTGFALGSIEGRVAIHYINPPNPAKDNFTFKCHRSNGTNTTTPQDIYAVNAISFHPVHGTLSTVGSDGRFSFWDKDARTKLKTSEQLDQPITACCFNHNGNIFAYASSYDWSKGHEYYNPQKKNYIFLRNAAEELKPRNKK; encoded by the exons ATGAGCATATTTGGTACAAACTCTGGGTTTGGGACCGGTGGGACAGGTGTGTTTGGAAGCACAACAACTGACAGCCATAATCCCATGAAG GACGTCGAAGTGACATCACCACCAGATGACAGCATTAGCTGCCTAGCTTTCAGCCCCCCCACGATGCCTGGTAACTTCCTGATCGGGGGATCCTGGGCCAATGAT GTTCGGTGCTGGGAGGTGCAGGACAATGGACAAACCGTCCCCAAAGCCCAACAGATGCACACTGGTCCTGTGCTGGATGTCTGCTGGAGTGAT GATGGGAGTAAGGTTTTCACAGCGTCTTGTGACAAGACTGCCAAGATGTGGGATCTCAACAGTAACCAAGCAATGCAGATCGCACAG CATGACGGCCCAATCAAAGCCATCCATTGGATAAAAGCTCCCAACTACAGCTGCGTTATGACCGGCAGCTGGGACAAAACACTGAAG TTCTGGGACACCCGTTCTCCCAATCCCATGATGTCTCTGCAGATGCCAGAGAGATGCTACTGTGCAGATGTT GTCTATCCCATGGCAGTGGTGGCCACCGCAGAGAGGGGTCTGATTGTGTACCAGCTGGAAAACCAGCCATCTGAATTTCGCCGAATAGACTCTCCTCTGAAGCACCAG CACCGCTGTGTTGCCATTTTTAAAGACAAGCAGAACAAGCCGACAGGCTTCGCTTTGGGAAGCATCGAGGGGCGAGTGGCTATTCACTATATCAACCCTCCCAACCC agcCAAAGACAATTTCACCTTCAAGTGCCACAGGTCTAATGGAACCAACACCACCACTCCACAGGACATCTATGCC GTCAACGCAATCTCCTTCCATCCGGTCCATGGCACTCTGTCCACTGTGGGTTCGGACGGACGCTTCAGCTTCTGGGACAAGGACGCCCGCACCAAGTTGAAGACCTCCGAGCAGCTGGACCAGCCGATCACGGCTTGCTGCTTCAACCACAATGGCAACATCTTCGCGTACGCTTCCAGTTATGATTGGTCAAAG GGCCATGAGTACTACAACCCCCAGAAAAAGAACTACATCTTCCTGAGGAATGCTGCAGAGGAGTTGAAGCCCCGAAACAAGAAATG A
- the rae1 gene encoding mRNA export factor isoform X1, whose product MSIFGTNSGFGTGGTGVFGSTTTDSHNPMKDVEVTSPPDDSISCLAFSPPTMPGNFLIGGSWANDVRCWEVQDNGQTVPKAQQMHTGPVLDVCWSDDGSKVFTASCDKTAKMWDLNSNQAMQIAQHDGPIKAIHWIKAPNYSCVMTGSWDKTLKFWDTRSPNPMMSLQMPERCYCADVVYPMAVVATAERGLIVYQLENQPSEFRRIDSPLKHQHRCVAIFKDKQNKPTGFALGSIEGRVAIHYINPPNPAKDNFTFKCHRSNGTNTTTPQDIYAVNAISFHPVHGTLSTVGSDGRFSFWDKDARTKLKTSEQLDQPITACCFNHNGNIFAYASSYDWSKGHEYYNPQKKNYIFLRNAAEELKPRNKKW is encoded by the exons ATGAGCATATTTGGTACAAACTCTGGGTTTGGGACCGGTGGGACAGGTGTGTTTGGAAGCACAACAACTGACAGCCATAATCCCATGAAG GACGTCGAAGTGACATCACCACCAGATGACAGCATTAGCTGCCTAGCTTTCAGCCCCCCCACGATGCCTGGTAACTTCCTGATCGGGGGATCCTGGGCCAATGAT GTTCGGTGCTGGGAGGTGCAGGACAATGGACAAACCGTCCCCAAAGCCCAACAGATGCACACTGGTCCTGTGCTGGATGTCTGCTGGAGTGAT GATGGGAGTAAGGTTTTCACAGCGTCTTGTGACAAGACTGCCAAGATGTGGGATCTCAACAGTAACCAAGCAATGCAGATCGCACAG CATGACGGCCCAATCAAAGCCATCCATTGGATAAAAGCTCCCAACTACAGCTGCGTTATGACCGGCAGCTGGGACAAAACACTGAAG TTCTGGGACACCCGTTCTCCCAATCCCATGATGTCTCTGCAGATGCCAGAGAGATGCTACTGTGCAGATGTT GTCTATCCCATGGCAGTGGTGGCCACCGCAGAGAGGGGTCTGATTGTGTACCAGCTGGAAAACCAGCCATCTGAATTTCGCCGAATAGACTCTCCTCTGAAGCACCAG CACCGCTGTGTTGCCATTTTTAAAGACAAGCAGAACAAGCCGACAGGCTTCGCTTTGGGAAGCATCGAGGGGCGAGTGGCTATTCACTATATCAACCCTCCCAACCC agcCAAAGACAATTTCACCTTCAAGTGCCACAGGTCTAATGGAACCAACACCACCACTCCACAGGACATCTATGCC GTCAACGCAATCTCCTTCCATCCGGTCCATGGCACTCTGTCCACTGTGGGTTCGGACGGACGCTTCAGCTTCTGGGACAAGGACGCCCGCACCAAGTTGAAGACCTCCGAGCAGCTGGACCAGCCGATCACGGCTTGCTGCTTCAACCACAATGGCAACATCTTCGCGTACGCTTCCAGTTATGATTGGTCAAAG GGCCATGAGTACTACAACCCCCAGAAAAAGAACTACATCTTCCTGAGGAATGCTGCAGAGGAGTTGAAGCCCCGAAACAAGAAATGGTGA
- the LOC128760403 gene encoding bone morphogenetic protein 7-like, with the protein MTGRLVLTLTLLSWIYCVSASQFVFSNYSVENEVRSSFIQRRLRSQERREMQREILSILGLPHRPRPHVHTRHDAAPIFMLDLYNQISTNTEPAGLSYYRPLRPTQAAPMVTPQDSRFLDDADMVMSFVNLVDHEQDLVYRRQRTEFRFDLSRIPDGELVTAAEFKIYKDFLQERHENETFRVRVYQVLQRPPTSEVELLLLDQREVWAAEEGWLVFDLTETSNLWVLDPEQNLGLHLVVEDRYGRRTDPRLAGLLTGSGSRNKQPFLVAFFKANEVRFRNIRSAHGHKARQSHRSKPQRTVHDALKAVEAATESLSMSKEGCKKHELYVSFRDLGWQDWIIAPEGYAAYYCDGECAFPLNSYMNATNHAIVQTLVHFINPETVPKPCCAPTQLHGISVLYFDDSSNVILKKYRNMVVRACGCH; encoded by the exons atgacaggccGCCTGGTCTTGACGTTGACGCTGCTCTCGTGGATTTATTGCGTCTCCGCTTCACAGTTCGTCTTCTCCAACTACTCCGTGGAGAACGAGGTCCGATCCAGCTTCATCCAGCGGCGGCTGCGCAGTCAGGAGCGCAGAGAGATGCAACGCGAGATCCTCTCCATCCTGGGTCTGCCGCACCGTCCGCGACCGCACGTCCACACCAGACACGACGCCGCTCCCATCTTCATGCTGGACCTTTACAACCAGATCTCCACAAACACGGAGCCTGCCGGATTGTCCTACTACAGACCCCTCCGGCCCACGCAGGCCGCCCCCATGGTGACCCCGCAGGACAGCCGCTTCTTGGATGACGCGGACATGGTGATGAGCTTCGTCAATCTTG TCGATCACGAACAGGACCTGGTCTACCGGCGTCAGAGAACGGAATTCCGATTTGACCTTTCTCGGATTCCTGACGGGGAGCTGGTCACCGCTGCAGAGTTCAAGATTTATAAAGATTTCTTGCAGGAGCGCCACGAGAATGAGACCTTCAGGGTCCGTGTGTACCAAGTCCTGCAGCGGCCTCCCACCAG CGAAGTGGAGCTGTTGCTGCTCGACCAGAGAGAAGTTTGGGCGGCTGAGGAAGGCTGGCTAGTCTTTGACCTGACTGAAACCAGTAACCTGTGGGTGCTGGACCCGGAGCAGAACCTCGGCCTCCACCTGGTCGTGGAGGATCGCTATG GCCGGAGGACTGACCCACGACTGGCCGGGCTCTTGACAGGCAGCGGGTCCCGGAACAAGCAGCCCTTCTTGGTGGCCTTCTTTAAAGCAAATGAGGTTCGCTTCCGGAACATTCGCTCCGCACACGGGCACAAGGCGCGACAGTCTCACCGCTCAAAACCTCAGAGGACTGTTCACGATGCACTGAAAGCTGTGGAGGCAGCAACAG AGAGTCTGAGCATGTCGAAGGAAGGCTGTAAAAAACACGAGCTGTACGTCAGTTTCAGAGATTTGGGCTGGCAG GACTGGATCATCGCACCGGAGGGATACGCTGCGTACTACTGCGACGGGGAGTGTGCTTTCCCTCTCAACTCCTACATGAACGCCACAAATCACGCCATTGTGCAAACGCTG GTGCACTTCATCAACCCGGAGACGGTGCCAAAGCCCTGCTGCGCGCCCACTCAGCTCCATGGAATATCAGTGCTCTACTTTGACGACAGCTCCAACGTCATCCTGAAGAAGTATCGGAACATGGTGGTCAGAGCCTGTGGCTGCCACTGA